Proteins encoded together in one Mycobacterium noviomagense window:
- the ramB gene encoding acetate metabolism transcriptional regulator RamB produces the protein MTKTFVGSRVRQLRNERGFSQAALAQMLDISPSYLNQIEHDVRPLTVAVLLRITEVFGVDATFFASQDDTRLVAELREVTMDRDLDVDVDMTEVAEMVSAHPKLARAMVNLHRRYRITTAQLAAATEERYFDGSGSGSITMPHEEVRDYFYQRQNYLHELDTAAEDLTIRMRMHRGDLGRELARRLTDVHGVHINKRIDLGDTVLHRFDPETKTLEISTHLSPGQQVFKMAAELAYLEFGDLIDAMVEEGKFTSEESRKLARLGLANYFAAAAVLPYRQFHDVTENFRYDIERLSAFYGVSYETICHRLSTLQRPSMRGVPFSFVRVDRAGNMSKRQSATGFHFSSSGGTCPLWNVYETFANPGKILVQIAQMPDGRNYMWVARTVERRASRYGQPGKTFAIGLGCELRHAHRLVYSEGLDLSGDNATPIGAGCRVCERDNCPQRAFPALGRALDLDEHRSTVSPYLVTPA, from the coding sequence GTGACCAAGACGTTCGTCGGCTCACGGGTCCGTCAGCTGCGCAACGAGCGCGGGTTCAGCCAGGCCGCGCTGGCGCAGATGCTGGACATCTCGCCGAGCTACCTCAACCAGATCGAGCACGACGTGCGGCCGCTGACCGTGGCGGTGCTGCTGCGGATCACCGAGGTATTCGGGGTGGACGCGACGTTCTTCGCCTCTCAGGACGACACCCGGCTGGTCGCCGAGCTGCGTGAGGTGACGATGGACCGCGACCTGGATGTCGACGTCGACATGACCGAAGTCGCCGAAATGGTCAGCGCCCACCCGAAGCTGGCCCGCGCCATGGTCAACCTGCACCGGCGCTACCGGATCACCACCGCGCAACTCGCGGCTGCCACCGAGGAGCGCTACTTCGACGGCAGCGGCAGCGGGTCGATCACCATGCCGCACGAAGAGGTGCGCGACTACTTCTACCAACGCCAGAACTATTTGCATGAGCTCGACACCGCCGCCGAGGATCTGACTATCCGGATGCGCATGCACCGCGGCGACCTGGGCCGGGAGCTGGCTCGCCGGCTCACCGATGTGCACGGCGTGCACATCAACAAGCGCATCGATCTCGGCGACACCGTGTTGCACCGTTTCGACCCCGAAACCAAAACCCTGGAAATCAGCACGCACTTGTCGCCGGGCCAGCAGGTGTTCAAGATGGCCGCCGAGCTGGCGTATTTGGAATTCGGTGACCTGATCGACGCCATGGTCGAGGAAGGCAAGTTCACGTCCGAAGAATCGCGCAAGCTGGCCCGGCTGGGGCTGGCCAACTACTTCGCGGCTGCGGCGGTGTTGCCCTATCGGCAGTTCCACGACGTCACCGAGAACTTCCGCTATGACATCGAACGGCTCTCGGCGTTCTACGGTGTCAGCTACGAGACCATCTGCCACCGGCTTTCGACTTTGCAGCGGCCGTCGATGCGGGGGGTGCCGTTCTCGTTCGTCCGCGTCGACCGGGCCGGGAACATGTCAAAACGTCAGTCCGCCACGGGTTTTCACTTCTCCTCCAGCGGCGGCACCTGCCCGCTGTGGAACGTCTACGAGACTTTCGCCAACCCGGGCAAGATCCTGGTCCAGATCGCCCAGATGCCCGACGGCCGCAACTACATGTGGGTGGCACGCACCGTGGAGCGACGGGCCTCACGGTATGGTCAGCCCGGCAAGACGTTCGCGATCGGTCTGGGCTGCGAGCTTCGCCACGCCCACCGGCTCGTCTACTCGGAAGGACTGGACTTGTCGGGAGACAACGCGACGCCGATCGGCGCGGGCTGCCGGGTGTGCGAACGCGACAACTGTCCGCAGCGGGCTTTCCCGGCACTGGGCCGCGCACTGGATCTCGACGAGCACCGCAGCACGGTGTCTCCCTACCTGGTGACACCGGCGTGA
- a CDS encoding acyl-[acyl-carrier-protein] thioesterase has translation MSLDKVMMPVPDGHPDVFEREWPLRVADIDREGRLRFDAATRHIQDIGQDHLRELGFEETHPLWIVRRTMIDLIRPIMFQDMLRLRRWCSGTSNRWCEMRVRIDGRKGGLMESEAFWININRETQGPARIADDFLAGLRRTTDIERLRWKAYLTAGSRDDALEIHEYPVRFTDIDLFDHMNNAVYWSVIEDYLSGHPELLEAPLRVTIEHNAPVALGDKLEIISHVHPPGWTDRFGPGLTDRTVTTLTYAVGDEVKAVASIFPL, from the coding sequence TTGAGCCTCGACAAAGTGATGATGCCGGTGCCGGACGGCCATCCCGACGTCTTCGAACGGGAATGGCCGCTGCGGGTCGCCGACATCGACCGCGAGGGGCGACTGCGCTTCGATGCGGCCACCCGCCACATCCAGGACATCGGCCAAGATCACCTGCGCGAGTTGGGTTTTGAGGAGACCCACCCGCTGTGGATCGTGCGCCGCACCATGATCGACCTGATCCGACCGATTATGTTCCAGGACATGCTGCGGCTGCGGCGCTGGTGCTCGGGCACGTCGAACCGGTGGTGCGAAATGCGGGTCCGCATAGATGGGCGCAAGGGCGGGTTGATGGAGTCCGAGGCCTTCTGGATCAATATCAACCGGGAGACTCAGGGCCCGGCGCGGATCGCCGACGACTTCCTGGCCGGCCTGCGCCGCACGACCGACATCGAGCGGCTGCGGTGGAAGGCCTATCTGACCGCGGGAAGCCGCGACGACGCGCTGGAGATTCACGAGTATCCGGTGCGCTTCACCGACATCGACCTGTTCGACCACATGAACAACGCGGTGTACTGGAGCGTGATCGAGGACTACCTGTCCGGCCACCCCGAGCTGCTCGAGGCGCCGCTGCGGGTGACCATCGAACACAATGCCCCCGTCGCTTTGGGTGACAAGCTGGAGATCATCTCCCATGTGCACCCGCCCGGTTGGACCGACCGATTCGGTCCCGGACTGACCGATCGAACTGTTACAACGCTCACGTATGCCGTCGGCGACGAGGTCAAAGCCGTCGCGTCGATCTTCCCGCTGTAG
- the aceA gene encoding isocitrate lyase: MSTVGTPKSAEQIQHDWDTNPRWKDVTRSYTAADVVALQGSVVEEHTLARRGAEVLWNQLHDLEWVNALGALTGNQAVQQVRAGLKAIYLSGWQVAGDANLAAQTYPDQSLYPANSVPQVVRRINNALQRADQIAKVEGDKSVENWLAPIVADAEAGFGGALNVYELQKAMIAAGAAGTHWEDQLASEKKCGHLGGKVLIPTQQHIRTLTSARLAADVCDVPTVIIARTDAEAATLITSDVDERDRPFITGERTREGFYRTRNGIEPCIARAKAYAPFADLIWMETGTPDLEVAKQFAEAVKAEYPDQMLAYNCSPSFNWKKHLDDSTIAKFQKELAAMGFKFQFITLAGFHALNYSMFDLAYGYARNQMSAYVELQEREFAAEERGYTATKHQREVGAGYFDRIATTVDPSSSTTALTGSTEEHQF; encoded by the coding sequence ATGTCTACCGTTGGCACGCCCAAGAGCGCGGAGCAGATCCAGCACGACTGGGACACCAATCCGCGTTGGAAGGACGTCACCCGCAGCTACACCGCGGCCGATGTGGTGGCTTTGCAGGGCAGCGTCGTCGAGGAGCACACGCTCGCCCGCCGCGGCGCCGAGGTGCTGTGGAACCAGCTGCACGACCTCGAGTGGGTCAACGCGCTGGGCGCCTTGACCGGCAACCAGGCCGTGCAGCAGGTGCGGGCTGGCCTGAAGGCCATCTACCTCTCCGGCTGGCAGGTGGCCGGTGATGCCAACCTCGCCGCGCAGACCTACCCCGACCAGAGCCTGTACCCGGCCAACTCGGTGCCGCAGGTGGTGCGTCGCATCAACAACGCGCTGCAGCGTGCCGACCAGATCGCCAAGGTCGAGGGTGACAAGTCGGTGGAGAACTGGCTGGCGCCCATCGTCGCCGACGCCGAGGCCGGCTTCGGCGGTGCGCTGAACGTCTACGAGCTGCAAAAGGCGATGATCGCCGCCGGTGCGGCGGGCACCCACTGGGAGGACCAGTTGGCGTCGGAGAAGAAGTGCGGCCACTTGGGCGGCAAGGTGCTGATCCCGACCCAGCAGCACATCCGGACGTTGACGTCGGCGCGGCTGGCTGCGGACGTGTGCGACGTGCCCACCGTGATCATTGCGCGCACCGACGCCGAGGCGGCCACCTTGATCACCTCCGACGTCGACGAGCGCGACCGCCCGTTCATCACCGGCGAACGCACGCGAGAAGGCTTCTACCGCACCAGGAATGGTATCGAGCCCTGCATCGCGCGGGCCAAGGCCTACGCGCCGTTCGCTGATCTGATCTGGATGGAGACCGGCACTCCTGACCTGGAGGTCGCCAAGCAGTTCGCCGAGGCGGTCAAGGCCGAGTACCCGGACCAGATGCTGGCCTACAACTGCTCGCCGTCGTTCAACTGGAAGAAGCACCTCGACGACTCGACCATCGCGAAGTTCCAGAAGGAGCTGGCCGCGATGGGCTTCAAGTTCCAATTCATCACGCTGGCCGGCTTCCACGCGCTGAACTACTCGATGTTCGACCTGGCCTACGGCTACGCCCGCAACCAGATGAGCGCCTACGTCGAGTTGCAGGAGCGCGAGTTCGCCGCCGAGGAGCGCGGTTACACCGCGACCAAGCACCAGCGCGAGGTGGGTGCCGGTTACTTCGACCGCATCGCCACCACCGTCGACCCCAGCTCGTCGACGACCGCGCTGACCGGCTCGACCGAGGAACACCAGTTCTAA
- a CDS encoding 3-hydroxybutyryl-CoA dehydrogenase — protein MSDVSIERVGVIGAGQMGAGIAEVSSRAGVDVLVFETTDALVTAGRSRIVKSLERGVSAGKITERERDGAIEKLTFTTDLKELADRQLVIEAVIEDEVVKAEIFAELDRVITDPAAVLASNTSSIPIMKLAAATKNPQRVLGLHFFNPVPVLPLVELVCTLVTDDQAAERTEEFASTVLGKQVVRCSDRSGFVVNALLVPFLLSAIRMVENRFATAEDVDKAVVAGLSHPMGPLRLSDLVGLDTLKLIADKMFEEFKEQQYASPPLLVRMVEAGLLGKKSGQGFYSY, from the coding sequence ATGAGTGACGTGTCAATCGAACGAGTAGGTGTCATTGGCGCCGGCCAAATGGGGGCCGGCATCGCCGAAGTATCGTCACGCGCAGGTGTCGACGTGCTGGTCTTCGAGACCACCGACGCGCTGGTCACTGCCGGCCGCAGCCGCATCGTGAAATCGCTGGAGCGTGGTGTCAGCGCGGGCAAGATCACCGAGCGCGAGCGTGACGGCGCGATCGAGAAGCTGACCTTCACCACGGATCTGAAAGAGCTGGCCGACCGCCAACTGGTGATCGAAGCCGTCATCGAGGACGAGGTCGTCAAAGCCGAGATTTTCGCCGAATTGGACCGGGTCATCACCGATCCCGCCGCGGTGCTGGCGTCGAACACCTCCAGCATCCCGATCATGAAACTGGCCGCCGCCACCAAGAACCCTCAGCGAGTGTTGGGCCTGCATTTCTTCAACCCGGTCCCGGTGCTGCCGTTGGTGGAGCTGGTCTGCACCCTGGTCACCGACGACCAAGCCGCTGAGCGCACTGAGGAATTTGCCAGCACCGTGCTGGGCAAGCAGGTGGTGCGCTGCTCCGACCGGTCGGGCTTCGTAGTGAACGCATTGCTGGTGCCGTTTTTGTTGTCGGCGATCCGGATGGTCGAAAACCGGTTCGCCACAGCAGAAGACGTCGACAAGGCGGTGGTCGCTGGGCTCTCGCACCCGATGGGCCCGCTGCGGCTCTCGGACTTGGTTGGCCTGGACACGTTAAAACTGATTGCGGACAAGATGTTCGAGGAATTCAAGGAGCAGCAGTACGCGTCACCGCCGTTGCTGGTGCGCATGGTCGAGGCCGGTCTGCTCGGCAAGAAATCCGGTCAGGGCTTCTACTCGTACTGA
- a CDS encoding cyclopropane mycolic acid synthase family methyltransferase has translation MGTESPRTAELKPNVDHIQSHYDRSNEFFKLWLDPSMTYSCAYFERDDMTLEEAQMAKIDLALGKLRLQPGMTLLDIGCGWGSTMRRAIEKYDVNVIGLTLSENQLAHNKQKFAEMESPRRKEVRLQGWEEFNEPVDRIVSLGAFEHFADGVGTYERYADFFKMCYNVLPDDGVMLLHTIVLPSAEEEKQLGLKRTMSLMRFISFIRKEIYPGGRLPMIEVVDKYATEAGFTISRHHRIGKNYVRTLDTWAKGLEANKDKAIELKGEQTYETFIKYLTGCRELFREGYTDVCQFTMEKKAA, from the coding sequence ATGGGGACTGAATCGCCGCGAACCGCCGAACTGAAGCCGAACGTCGATCACATCCAGTCGCACTATGACCGGTCGAATGAGTTCTTCAAGCTCTGGCTGGATCCGTCTATGACGTATAGCTGTGCCTATTTCGAGCGCGACGACATGACGCTCGAAGAGGCGCAGATGGCAAAGATCGATCTGGCGCTGGGAAAGCTGCGCTTACAGCCGGGCATGACGCTGCTCGACATCGGCTGCGGCTGGGGCTCGACCATGCGTCGCGCGATCGAGAAATACGACGTCAACGTGATCGGGCTGACGCTGTCGGAGAACCAGCTGGCGCACAACAAGCAGAAGTTCGCCGAAATGGAGAGTCCGCGCCGAAAAGAGGTGCGGCTGCAGGGCTGGGAGGAGTTTAACGAGCCGGTGGACCGCATTGTGTCCCTCGGGGCCTTCGAGCACTTCGCCGACGGTGTCGGCACCTATGAGCGCTACGCGGACTTTTTCAAAATGTGCTACAACGTGCTGCCCGACGACGGGGTGATGCTCCTGCACACGATTGTGTTGCCCTCCGCCGAGGAAGAAAAGCAGCTCGGGCTCAAGCGGACGATGTCGCTGATGCGGTTCATCAGCTTCATCCGCAAAGAGATCTACCCCGGCGGCCGGTTGCCGATGATCGAGGTTGTCGACAAATATGCGACCGAGGCCGGTTTCACCATCAGCCGCCACCACCGGATCGGGAAGAACTACGTCCGAACGCTGGACACCTGGGCCAAGGGGCTGGAAGCGAACAAAGACAAGGCCATCGAGCTCAAGGGCGAGCAGACGTACGAGACCTTCATCAAGTACCTGACGGGCTGCCGGGAGCTGTTCCGCGAGGGCTACACCGACGTCTGCCAGTTCACCATGGAGAAGAAAGCCGCTTAA
- a CDS encoding KasA/KasB family beta-ketoacyl-ACP synthase translates to MAALSTGNGFPNIVVTGVAMTTALATDADSTWKKLLDGQSGIRKLNDPFVEQFDAPVRIGGHLLEDFDQELTRIELRRMLFLQKISTVLGRRVWANAGSPEVDPNRLMVAIGTGMGSTEEMVFGYDDIRARGMKAVNPLGVLMMMPNSGAAWVGLEHKARAGILTPVSADASGAEAIAQAWRQIVLGEADIAICGGIETRIEAIPIAAFARMELLSTNNDDPEGACRPFDKDRDGFVFGEAGAMMVVETEDHAKARGANILGRLMGAGITSDGYHIVAPDPRGERAGQAMTRAIELAGLTAADIDHVNAHATGTVIGDLAEAKAINNALGAHRPAVYAPKAALGHSIGAVGAVESILTVLALRDGVIPPTLNLRNLDPEIDLDVVTGEPRLGDYRYAINNSFSFGGFNVALVFGQY, encoded by the coding sequence ATGGCGGCGCTCTCGACAGGAAATGGTTTCCCCAACATAGTGGTCACCGGCGTCGCGATGACGACCGCGCTGGCGACCGATGCTGACAGCACCTGGAAAAAGCTGCTCGACGGGCAGAGCGGAATCCGCAAGCTTAACGACCCGTTTGTCGAGCAATTCGACGCGCCGGTGCGCATCGGCGGGCACCTGCTGGAGGATTTCGACCAAGAGTTGACCCGTATCGAGCTGCGCCGAATGTTGTTTCTGCAGAAGATATCCACGGTCCTTGGCCGGCGGGTCTGGGCGAATGCGGGTTCACCGGAGGTCGACCCGAACCGGTTGATGGTGGCCATCGGCACCGGGATGGGTTCGACCGAGGAGATGGTCTTCGGCTACGACGACATCCGCGCACGCGGTATGAAGGCCGTCAACCCGTTGGGCGTGCTGATGATGATGCCCAACTCGGGGGCCGCTTGGGTGGGGCTGGAACACAAGGCCCGGGCCGGGATCCTCACCCCGGTGTCGGCCGACGCCTCCGGCGCCGAGGCCATCGCTCAAGCTTGGCGGCAGATCGTGCTCGGCGAGGCCGACATCGCGATCTGCGGCGGCATCGAGACCAGAATCGAGGCCATCCCCATCGCGGCGTTCGCTCGCATGGAGTTGCTGTCGACGAACAACGACGATCCAGAAGGTGCGTGTCGCCCGTTCGACAAAGACCGCGACGGGTTCGTGTTCGGCGAGGCCGGCGCGATGATGGTGGTAGAGACCGAGGACCACGCGAAAGCCCGCGGCGCCAACATTCTTGGGCGCCTGATGGGCGCCGGCATCACGTCCGACGGCTACCACATCGTGGCGCCCGATCCCCGTGGTGAACGGGCCGGGCAAGCGATGACGCGAGCCATTGAACTTGCCGGGCTGACGGCCGCCGACATCGACCACGTCAATGCGCATGCCACCGGCACCGTGATTGGCGATCTTGCCGAAGCGAAGGCGATCAACAACGCGTTGGGGGCCCACCGTCCAGCGGTCTACGCACCGAAAGCGGCGCTCGGCCATTCGATCGGCGCTGTAGGCGCCGTGGAGTCGATTCTGACCGTGCTGGCACTGCGCGACGGTGTTATCCCGCCGACGCTGAACCTGCGCAATCTCGACCCGGAGATCGACCTGGACGTGGTCACCGGGGAGCCGCGCCTCGGCGACTACAGATACGCGATCAACAATTCGTTCAGCTTCGGCGGCTTCAACGTCGCCTTGGTCTTCGGGCAGTACTGA
- a CDS encoding cyclopropane mycolic acid synthase family methyltransferase encodes MTKTSSDTQTLTPPFEDVQAHYDLSDEFFRLFQDPTQTYSCAYFERDDMTLEEAQIAKIDLALDKLGLEPGMTLLDIGCGWGSTMRRAIEKYDVNVIGLTLSKNQRAHVARMFDQMDSPRSRRVLLQGWEQFDEPVDRIVSIEAFEAFGKARWAPFFETAYRVMPDDGRMVLETIFTHPPSYWGPKGIKITMADLRFWQFIAREIFPGGAVPAAEDVVEYSQKAGFSTEETQLMNPHYVRTLDMWAENLKAHKTEAIAIQSEEVYERYMRYLTGCADNFRRGITEVGQFTLVKGPDQAVR; translated from the coding sequence GTGACCAAGACATCCAGTGACACGCAGACTTTGACCCCGCCGTTCGAGGACGTGCAGGCGCATTACGACCTGTCGGACGAGTTCTTCCGGCTATTCCAGGACCCGACTCAGACGTACAGCTGCGCCTACTTCGAGCGTGACGACATGACGCTGGAGGAGGCGCAGATCGCCAAAATCGACCTGGCGCTGGACAAGCTGGGCCTCGAGCCCGGAATGACGTTGCTGGACATCGGTTGCGGCTGGGGCTCGACGATGCGACGGGCGATCGAAAAATACGACGTCAACGTCATTGGTTTGACGCTGTCCAAAAACCAGCGGGCCCACGTGGCGCGGATGTTCGACCAAATGGACAGCCCGCGCAGCAGGCGGGTCCTGCTGCAAGGTTGGGAGCAGTTCGACGAGCCGGTGGACAGGATCGTCAGCATCGAGGCGTTCGAGGCGTTCGGAAAAGCCCGCTGGGCACCATTCTTCGAGACGGCCTACCGGGTTATGCCCGACGACGGCCGAATGGTGTTGGAGACGATATTTACTCACCCGCCCAGCTACTGGGGTCCGAAGGGCATCAAAATTACGATGGCCGACCTGCGGTTTTGGCAGTTCATTGCGCGAGAGATATTTCCGGGCGGCGCAGTGCCAGCGGCGGAAGACGTCGTCGAATACTCCCAGAAGGCCGGCTTTTCAACCGAGGAAACCCAGCTGATGAATCCGCATTACGTACGGACCCTGGATATGTGGGCTGAGAATCTGAAAGCCCACAAGACCGAAGCCATTGCCATCCAGTCCGAAGAGGTCTACGAGCGATACATGCGCTATTTGACCGGATGCGCTGACAATTTCCGCCGCGGCATCACGGAGGTCGGGCAGTTCACCCTCGTCAAGGGCCCGGACCAAGCCGTCCGCTGA